In the Pseudoliparis swirei isolate HS2019 ecotype Mariana Trench chromosome 21, NWPU_hadal_v1, whole genome shotgun sequence genome, one interval contains:
- the stim2b gene encoding stromal interaction molecule 2 isoform X2 — MSYIHKILYVLLRGLVIYAVLGSECTNSNHLPGHASDAAHGAATDPCLAAMPPCIGEDDRFSLEALRLIHKQLDDDNDGGIEVNESVEFIIEDMKQQQTNKHSNLHREDQHITVEELWKGWKSSEVHNWTVEHSVQWLKEAVELPQYEKNFRDFGVTGNTLPRMAANEPSFISMQLKILEQRHKQKLNLKALDAVLFGPPLRPQHNWMKDFILMVSIVIGVGGCWFAYVQNKSSKVHMSQMMRDLESLQNAEENLLDLQSRLEKAQEENRTVAVEKQNLEQKMRDEINGAKTEAYRLRELREGAECELSRLKYAEEELVQVRKALKRAEKEMHSERSVPEALQKWLQLTYEVEVQYYNIKKQNAEFQLSVAKEEAEKIKKKRGSVFGTLQVAHSSSLDEVDRKILEAKKALSEVTACLRERLHRWQQIEKLCNFTVVNNSGLPTLTASLYSDHSWVVMPRVSVPPYPIASGVDDLDEDTPPIIPQFTTATLIRPSLMRSSSLCRSRRSLLSSPQSSLMSADPDLLSMAGSSLSYRAEADDEHIMFSSDRRGEPAQDCSSDTDSLGSSLGRKQLHSPCTAGSETPYRRISREELLLLSQSGELPASCCSAHTSSTGSLRGSTPPPAPPPGTPSGPPSTSASPALERRPFAHKGSPDITRGIPESQSLTFSQGGAPSASSRGMYNGILEKSYSYGQLPTSMLPHAGRYPSLTSLDSEGRGMGREHKLQSTSSQDSSDNGEKIKRSSSKIKSLFKKKK; from the exons ACCCCTGTCTCGCAGCGATGCCGCCATGCATAGGCGAGGACGACCGCTTCAGTCTGGAGGCGCTGCGGCTCATCCACAAACAGCTGGACGACGACAACGACGGCGGCATCGAGGTCAACGAGAGCGTGGAG TTCATAATAGAAGacatgaagcagcagcagaccAACAAGCACAGCAACCTGCACCGGGAAGACCAGCACATCACCGTGGAGGAGCTGTGGAAGGGCTGGAAGAGCTCCGAGG TCCACAACTGGACCGTGGAGCACTCGGTGCAGTGGCTGAAGGAGGCGGTGGAGCTGCCGCAGTACGAGAAGAACTTCCGGGACTTCGGGGTCACGGGGAACACTTTACCTCG AATGGCGGCGAATGAACCGTCGTTCATATCGATGCAGTTGAAGATATTAGAACAGCGGCACAAACAGAAACTAAACCTAAAGGCGCTGGATGCAGTGCTGTTCGGCCCTCCTCTCC GTCCGCAACACAACTGGATGAAAGACTTCATCCTCATGGTTTCCATAGTGATTGGCGTCGGGGGCTGCTGGTTTGCCTACGTGCAGAACAAGTCCAGCAAGGTGCACATGTCTCAGATGATGAGGGATCTGGAGAGCCTGCAGAACGCAGAGGAAAACCTCCTGGACCTGCAGAGCCG GCTGGAAAAGGCTCAGGAGGAGAACCGGACGGTGGCCGTGGAGAAGCAGAACCTGGAGCAGAAGATGAGGGACGAGATCAACGGGGCCAAGACGGAGGCTTACCGGCTCCGGGAGCTGCGGGAGGGCGCCGAGTGCGAGCTCAGCCGGCTGAAATACGCCGAGGAGGAGCTCGTACAG gtGCGTAAGGCCCTGAAGCGGGCGGAGAAGGAGATGCACTCGGAGCGGTCGGTGCCCGAGGCGCTCCAGAAGTGGCTGCAGCTCACGTACGAGGTGGAGGTCCAGTACTACAACATCAAGAAGCAGAACGCCGAGTTTCAGCTGTCCGTCGCCAAAGAAGAG GCAGAGAAAATCAAGAAGAAGCGCGGCTCTGTGTTCGGGACGCTTCAGGTGGCCCACAGCTCCTCCCTGGACGAGGTGGACCGCAAGATACTCGAAGCAAA GAAGGCCCTGTCGGAGGTGACGGCGTGCCTGAGGGAGCGGCTGCACCGCTGGCAGCAGATTGAGAAGCTCTGCAACTTCACGGTGGTCAACAACTCGGGGCTGCCGACGCTGACGGCCAGCCTCTACTCGGACCACAGCTGGGTGGTGATGCCGCGGGTCTCGGTGCCCCCCTACCCCATCGCCAGCGGAGTGGATGACCTGGACGAGGACACGCCTCCCATCATTCCACAGTTCACGA cggccACGCTGATCCGGCCCTCGCTGATGCGCAGCAGCAGCCTGTGCCGTTCCCGCCGCAGCCTGCTGAGCTCGCCGCAGTCCTCGCTGATGTCCGCGGACCCCGACCTGCTGTCCATGGCCGGCTCGTCCCTCTCCTATCGCGCCGAGGCAGACGACGAACATATCATGTTCAGCTCGGATAGGAGGGG GGAACCGGCTCAGGACTGCAGCTCCGACACGGACTCTCTCGGCTCTTCCTTGGGCCGCAAGCAGCTGCACAGCCCCTGCACGGCGGGCTCGGAGACCCCGTACCGCCGGATCTCCCgcgaggagctgctgctgttgaGCCAGAGCGGCGAGCTCcccgcctcctgctgctccgcCCACACCAGCAGCACGGGCAGCCTCAGGGGCTCCACCCCGCCTCCCGCTCCCCCTCCCGGCACcccctccggcccgccctccaccTCGGCGTCCCCTGCCCTGGAGCGCCGCCCGTTCGCGCACAAAGGCTCGCCCGACATCACCCGCGGCATCCCCGAGTCCCAGAGCCTGACCTTCTCGCAGGGCGGCGCCCCCTCCGCGTCCAGCAGGGGGATGTACAACGGCATCCTGGAGAAGTCCTACAGCTACGGCCAGCTGCCCACCAGCATGCTGCCCCACGCGGGCCGCTACCCGTCTCTGACCTCCCTGGACTCGGAGGGCCGCGGCATGGGCAGGGAACACAAGCTCCAGAGCACCTCGTCCCAGGACTCCAGCGACAACGGAGAGAAAATCAAGCGCTCCTCCTCGAAAATCAAGAGCTTatttaagaagaagaaataa
- the stim2b gene encoding stromal interaction molecule 2 isoform X1, with protein sequence MSYIHKILYVLLRGLVIYAVLGSECTNSNHLPGHASDAAHGAATDPCLAAMPPCIGEDDRFSLEALRLIHKQLDDDNDGGIEVNESVEFIIEDMKQQQTNKHSNLHREDQHITVEELWKGWKSSEVHNWTVEHSVQWLKEAVELPQYEKNFRDFGVTGNTLPRMAANEPSFISMQLKILEQRHKQKLNLKALDAVLFGPPLRPQHNWMKDFILMVSIVIGVGGCWFAYVQNKSSKVHMSQMMRDLESLQNAEENLLDLQSRLEKAQEENRTVAVEKQNLEQKMRDEINGAKTEAYRLRELREGAECELSRLKYAEEELVQVRKALKRAEKEMHSERSVPEALQKWLQLTYEVEVQYYNIKKQNAEFQLSVAKEEAEKIKKKRGSVFGTLQVAHSSSLDEVDRKILEAKKALSEVTACLRERLHRWQQIEKLCNFTVVNNSGLPTLTASLYSDHSWVVMPRVSVPPYPIASGVDDLDEDTPPIIPQFTTATLIRPSLMRSSSLCRSRRSLLSSPQSSLMSADPDLLSMAGSSLSYRAEADDEHIMFSSDRRGYVAVAGTPRNAFTVWTHREPAQDCSSDTDSLGSSLGRKQLHSPCTAGSETPYRRISREELLLLSQSGELPASCCSAHTSSTGSLRGSTPPPAPPPGTPSGPPSTSASPALERRPFAHKGSPDITRGIPESQSLTFSQGGAPSASSRGMYNGILEKSYSYGQLPTSMLPHAGRYPSLTSLDSEGRGMGREHKLQSTSSQDSSDNGEKIKRSSSKIKSLFKKKK encoded by the exons ACCCCTGTCTCGCAGCGATGCCGCCATGCATAGGCGAGGACGACCGCTTCAGTCTGGAGGCGCTGCGGCTCATCCACAAACAGCTGGACGACGACAACGACGGCGGCATCGAGGTCAACGAGAGCGTGGAG TTCATAATAGAAGacatgaagcagcagcagaccAACAAGCACAGCAACCTGCACCGGGAAGACCAGCACATCACCGTGGAGGAGCTGTGGAAGGGCTGGAAGAGCTCCGAGG TCCACAACTGGACCGTGGAGCACTCGGTGCAGTGGCTGAAGGAGGCGGTGGAGCTGCCGCAGTACGAGAAGAACTTCCGGGACTTCGGGGTCACGGGGAACACTTTACCTCG AATGGCGGCGAATGAACCGTCGTTCATATCGATGCAGTTGAAGATATTAGAACAGCGGCACAAACAGAAACTAAACCTAAAGGCGCTGGATGCAGTGCTGTTCGGCCCTCCTCTCC GTCCGCAACACAACTGGATGAAAGACTTCATCCTCATGGTTTCCATAGTGATTGGCGTCGGGGGCTGCTGGTTTGCCTACGTGCAGAACAAGTCCAGCAAGGTGCACATGTCTCAGATGATGAGGGATCTGGAGAGCCTGCAGAACGCAGAGGAAAACCTCCTGGACCTGCAGAGCCG GCTGGAAAAGGCTCAGGAGGAGAACCGGACGGTGGCCGTGGAGAAGCAGAACCTGGAGCAGAAGATGAGGGACGAGATCAACGGGGCCAAGACGGAGGCTTACCGGCTCCGGGAGCTGCGGGAGGGCGCCGAGTGCGAGCTCAGCCGGCTGAAATACGCCGAGGAGGAGCTCGTACAG gtGCGTAAGGCCCTGAAGCGGGCGGAGAAGGAGATGCACTCGGAGCGGTCGGTGCCCGAGGCGCTCCAGAAGTGGCTGCAGCTCACGTACGAGGTGGAGGTCCAGTACTACAACATCAAGAAGCAGAACGCCGAGTTTCAGCTGTCCGTCGCCAAAGAAGAG GCAGAGAAAATCAAGAAGAAGCGCGGCTCTGTGTTCGGGACGCTTCAGGTGGCCCACAGCTCCTCCCTGGACGAGGTGGACCGCAAGATACTCGAAGCAAA GAAGGCCCTGTCGGAGGTGACGGCGTGCCTGAGGGAGCGGCTGCACCGCTGGCAGCAGATTGAGAAGCTCTGCAACTTCACGGTGGTCAACAACTCGGGGCTGCCGACGCTGACGGCCAGCCTCTACTCGGACCACAGCTGGGTGGTGATGCCGCGGGTCTCGGTGCCCCCCTACCCCATCGCCAGCGGAGTGGATGACCTGGACGAGGACACGCCTCCCATCATTCCACAGTTCACGA cggccACGCTGATCCGGCCCTCGCTGATGCGCAGCAGCAGCCTGTGCCGTTCCCGCCGCAGCCTGCTGAGCTCGCCGCAGTCCTCGCTGATGTCCGCGGACCCCGACCTGCTGTCCATGGCCGGCTCGTCCCTCTCCTATCGCGCCGAGGCAGACGACGAACATATCATGTTCAGCTCGGATAGGAGGGGGTATGTAGCGGTGGCCGGGACGCCGCGGAATGCTTTTACAGTTTGGACTCACAG GGAACCGGCTCAGGACTGCAGCTCCGACACGGACTCTCTCGGCTCTTCCTTGGGCCGCAAGCAGCTGCACAGCCCCTGCACGGCGGGCTCGGAGACCCCGTACCGCCGGATCTCCCgcgaggagctgctgctgttgaGCCAGAGCGGCGAGCTCcccgcctcctgctgctccgcCCACACCAGCAGCACGGGCAGCCTCAGGGGCTCCACCCCGCCTCCCGCTCCCCCTCCCGGCACcccctccggcccgccctccaccTCGGCGTCCCCTGCCCTGGAGCGCCGCCCGTTCGCGCACAAAGGCTCGCCCGACATCACCCGCGGCATCCCCGAGTCCCAGAGCCTGACCTTCTCGCAGGGCGGCGCCCCCTCCGCGTCCAGCAGGGGGATGTACAACGGCATCCTGGAGAAGTCCTACAGCTACGGCCAGCTGCCCACCAGCATGCTGCCCCACGCGGGCCGCTACCCGTCTCTGACCTCCCTGGACTCGGAGGGCCGCGGCATGGGCAGGGAACACAAGCTCCAGAGCACCTCGTCCCAGGACTCCAGCGACAACGGAGAGAAAATCAAGCGCTCCTCCTCGAAAATCAAGAGCTTatttaagaagaagaaataa
- the stim2b gene encoding stromal interaction molecule 2 isoform X3, with translation MKQQQTNKHSNLHREDQHITVEELWKGWKSSEVHNWTVEHSVQWLKEAVELPQYEKNFRDFGVTGNTLPRMAANEPSFISMQLKILEQRHKQKLNLKALDAVLFGPPLRPQHNWMKDFILMVSIVIGVGGCWFAYVQNKSSKVHMSQMMRDLESLQNAEENLLDLQSRLEKAQEENRTVAVEKQNLEQKMRDEINGAKTEAYRLRELREGAECELSRLKYAEEELVQVRKALKRAEKEMHSERSVPEALQKWLQLTYEVEVQYYNIKKQNAEFQLSVAKEEAEKIKKKRGSVFGTLQVAHSSSLDEVDRKILEAKKALSEVTACLRERLHRWQQIEKLCNFTVVNNSGLPTLTASLYSDHSWVVMPRVSVPPYPIASGVDDLDEDTPPIIPQFTTATLIRPSLMRSSSLCRSRRSLLSSPQSSLMSADPDLLSMAGSSLSYRAEADDEHIMFSSDRRGYVAVAGTPRNAFTVWTHREPAQDCSSDTDSLGSSLGRKQLHSPCTAGSETPYRRISREELLLLSQSGELPASCCSAHTSSTGSLRGSTPPPAPPPGTPSGPPSTSASPALERRPFAHKGSPDITRGIPESQSLTFSQGGAPSASSRGMYNGILEKSYSYGQLPTSMLPHAGRYPSLTSLDSEGRGMGREHKLQSTSSQDSSDNGEKIKRSSSKIKSLFKKKK, from the exons atgaagcagcagcagaccAACAAGCACAGCAACCTGCACCGGGAAGACCAGCACATCACCGTGGAGGAGCTGTGGAAGGGCTGGAAGAGCTCCGAGG TCCACAACTGGACCGTGGAGCACTCGGTGCAGTGGCTGAAGGAGGCGGTGGAGCTGCCGCAGTACGAGAAGAACTTCCGGGACTTCGGGGTCACGGGGAACACTTTACCTCG AATGGCGGCGAATGAACCGTCGTTCATATCGATGCAGTTGAAGATATTAGAACAGCGGCACAAACAGAAACTAAACCTAAAGGCGCTGGATGCAGTGCTGTTCGGCCCTCCTCTCC GTCCGCAACACAACTGGATGAAAGACTTCATCCTCATGGTTTCCATAGTGATTGGCGTCGGGGGCTGCTGGTTTGCCTACGTGCAGAACAAGTCCAGCAAGGTGCACATGTCTCAGATGATGAGGGATCTGGAGAGCCTGCAGAACGCAGAGGAAAACCTCCTGGACCTGCAGAGCCG GCTGGAAAAGGCTCAGGAGGAGAACCGGACGGTGGCCGTGGAGAAGCAGAACCTGGAGCAGAAGATGAGGGACGAGATCAACGGGGCCAAGACGGAGGCTTACCGGCTCCGGGAGCTGCGGGAGGGCGCCGAGTGCGAGCTCAGCCGGCTGAAATACGCCGAGGAGGAGCTCGTACAG gtGCGTAAGGCCCTGAAGCGGGCGGAGAAGGAGATGCACTCGGAGCGGTCGGTGCCCGAGGCGCTCCAGAAGTGGCTGCAGCTCACGTACGAGGTGGAGGTCCAGTACTACAACATCAAGAAGCAGAACGCCGAGTTTCAGCTGTCCGTCGCCAAAGAAGAG GCAGAGAAAATCAAGAAGAAGCGCGGCTCTGTGTTCGGGACGCTTCAGGTGGCCCACAGCTCCTCCCTGGACGAGGTGGACCGCAAGATACTCGAAGCAAA GAAGGCCCTGTCGGAGGTGACGGCGTGCCTGAGGGAGCGGCTGCACCGCTGGCAGCAGATTGAGAAGCTCTGCAACTTCACGGTGGTCAACAACTCGGGGCTGCCGACGCTGACGGCCAGCCTCTACTCGGACCACAGCTGGGTGGTGATGCCGCGGGTCTCGGTGCCCCCCTACCCCATCGCCAGCGGAGTGGATGACCTGGACGAGGACACGCCTCCCATCATTCCACAGTTCACGA cggccACGCTGATCCGGCCCTCGCTGATGCGCAGCAGCAGCCTGTGCCGTTCCCGCCGCAGCCTGCTGAGCTCGCCGCAGTCCTCGCTGATGTCCGCGGACCCCGACCTGCTGTCCATGGCCGGCTCGTCCCTCTCCTATCGCGCCGAGGCAGACGACGAACATATCATGTTCAGCTCGGATAGGAGGGGGTATGTAGCGGTGGCCGGGACGCCGCGGAATGCTTTTACAGTTTGGACTCACAG GGAACCGGCTCAGGACTGCAGCTCCGACACGGACTCTCTCGGCTCTTCCTTGGGCCGCAAGCAGCTGCACAGCCCCTGCACGGCGGGCTCGGAGACCCCGTACCGCCGGATCTCCCgcgaggagctgctgctgttgaGCCAGAGCGGCGAGCTCcccgcctcctgctgctccgcCCACACCAGCAGCACGGGCAGCCTCAGGGGCTCCACCCCGCCTCCCGCTCCCCCTCCCGGCACcccctccggcccgccctccaccTCGGCGTCCCCTGCCCTGGAGCGCCGCCCGTTCGCGCACAAAGGCTCGCCCGACATCACCCGCGGCATCCCCGAGTCCCAGAGCCTGACCTTCTCGCAGGGCGGCGCCCCCTCCGCGTCCAGCAGGGGGATGTACAACGGCATCCTGGAGAAGTCCTACAGCTACGGCCAGCTGCCCACCAGCATGCTGCCCCACGCGGGCCGCTACCCGTCTCTGACCTCCCTGGACTCGGAGGGCCGCGGCATGGGCAGGGAACACAAGCTCCAGAGCACCTCGTCCCAGGACTCCAGCGACAACGGAGAGAAAATCAAGCGCTCCTCCTCGAAAATCAAGAGCTTatttaagaagaagaaataa